The following proteins are co-located in the Pelecanus crispus isolate bPelCri1 chromosome 5, bPelCri1.pri, whole genome shotgun sequence genome:
- the ZNF281 gene encoding zinc finger protein 281 yields the protein MKLGSGFLGGGGSKRAAAMEPTFPPGMVMFNHRLPPVTSFTRAAAPPPAAQHPPQCVLPPASAAASSTAAAEPPAPPPPQDMTFKKEPAGAFPSAPSSSQRSPWGFLQSLVSIKQEKPSEQEEEEPQQPQQHHHHYGGLFGGAGEERPPGLGSSSGEATGQSVIQDLSLLHHLHQHPHRDLLLSGRGEGAPGSSGEPKHDAQVKKAKRPKPETQGIKAKRKPSASSKPPLVGDAEGAIASPSQKPHVCEHCSAAFRSSYHLRRHVLIHTGERPFQCSQCSMGFIQKYLLQRHEKIHSREKPFGCDQCSMKFIQKYHMERHKRTHSGEKPYKCDTCQQYFSRTDRLLKHRRTCGEAIGKAGAGMEPGSSNNMGSLAALSQGNTSSSRRKSKTKSISTENKGNKCSSKVTESQVTSNVAMPNYAVDIPIVSSSGGLVGTGVEELQKKVPKLVLKKGSRKQADKSYLNFVSPLPDILGQKPLSGKQSGSLGLVANTGVETIGLLQSTGGKPGQISSNYDDAMQFSKKRRYLQTASSNSAFSINVGHMTSQQSVIQSAGVSVMDNEAPLSLIDSASLNSEIKSCHDKSGIPDEVLQSLLDQYSHKSEGQKEDPFSITEQRVDLHTSGEHSEMVQEENLSPNSQTVSNDKASMLQEYSKYLQQAFERTTNSTGFAFGPSFQFVSLSSTLHNHTLFQDKQIYTTSPLECGFSQSVTSVLPTALPKPPFGMLLGSQPGFYLSALEATHQQLTPSQELDDLIDPQKNLETSSNYQSTSQKLTGQKEQKNLESSTSFQIPSQELTSQIDPQKDIEPRATYQIENFAQAFGSQFKSGSRVPMTFITNSNGEVDHRVRTSVSDFSGYTNMMSDVSEPCSTRVKTPTSQSYR from the coding sequence ATGAAACTCGGCAGCGGCTtcctcggcggcggcggcagcaaGAGGGCGGCGGCCATGGAGCCCACCTTCCCCCCCGGCATGGTTATGTTCAACCACCGCCTGCCCCCGGTCACCAGCTTCACCCGGGCGGCCGCGCCCCCCCCGGCGGCCCAGCACCCCCCGCAGTGCGTGTTACCTCCGGCCTCCGCCGCCGCTTCCTCCACGGCGGCGGCCGAGCCCCCGGCGCCTCCTCCCCCTCAGGACATGACTTTCAAGAAGGAGCCGGCGGGGGCTTTCCCCTCCGCTCCCTCCTCCTCGCAGAGGAGCCCCTGGGGCTTTCTGCAGTCCCTGGTGAGCATCAAGCAAGAGAAGCCCAgcgagcaggaggaggaggagccgcagcagccgcagcagcaCCATCACCACTACGGGGGGCTCTtcgggggagcgggggaggaGAGGCCCCCCggcctggggagcagcagcgggGAAGCGACCGGCCAGAGCGTGATTCAGGACCTCAGCCTTCTTCACCACCTGCACCAGCATCCCCACCGAGACCTGTTACTGAGTGGCAGAGGCGAGGGCGCCCCTGGGAGCTCGGGTGAGCCAAAGCACGATGCCCAGGTCAAGAAGGCAAAGAGGCCAAAGCCAGAAACTCAGGGAATCAAAGCCAAGCGGAAGCCAAGCGCTTCATCCAAACCCCCCCTGGTGGGAGATGCGGAAGGTGCCATTGCGTCCCCCAGTCAGAAACCTCACGTCTGCGAACACTGCAGCGCTGCCTTCAGGAGCTCCTATCACTTGCGCAGACATGTGCTCATTCACACGGGGGAGAGGCCTTTCCAGTGCAGCCAGTGCAGCATGGGTTTCATCCAGAAGTACTTACTGCAGAGACACGAGAAGATCCACAGTAGGGAGAAGCCTTTTGGGTGCGACCAGTGTAGCATGAAGTTCATCCAGAAGTACCACATGGAAAGACACAAGAGGACGCATAGTGGAGAAAAGCCATACAAATGTGACACTTGTCAGCAGTATTTTTCAAGGACTGATAGACTGTTGAAGCACAGAAGAACATGTGGTGAAGCCATAGGTAAAGCAGGTGCTGGAATGGAGCCCGGATCGTCAAATAACATGGGTAGCTTGGCTGCGTTGTCTCAGGGAAATACAAGTTCctcaaggagaaaaagtaaaacaaaaagtatatccactgaaaacaaaggaaataagtGTAGCAGCAAAGTAACTGAATCTCAAGTTACAAGTAATGTGGCCATGCCAAATTATGCAGTTGATATTCCTATTGTGTCTTCCAGCGGTGGTCTAGTCGGCACGGGCGTAgaagaacttcagaaaaaggTGCCAAAATTGGTcttgaaaaaaggaagcagaaaacaggCGGACAAAAGTTACCTTAATTTTGTATCGCCGCTGCCAGATATTCTGGGGCAAAAACCACTGTCTGGGAAACAGAGTGGCTCTCTAGGCCTAGTAGCCAATACCGGTGTAGAAACTATTGGCCTTCTCCAAAGTACAGGTGGTAAACCAGGTCAAATAAGTAGCAATTATGATGATGCCAtgcagttttcaaagaaaagaagatacTTACAAACTGCAAGCAGTAACAGTGCCTTTTCAATTAATGTCGGACACATGACTTCCCAGCAGTCCGTCATCCAGTCTGCAGGTGTTAGCGTTATGGATAACGAAGCTCCATTATCTCTTATTGATTCAGCATCTTTAAATAGCGAAATAAAGTCTTGCCACGACAAGTCTGGTATTCCTGATGAAGTCTTACAGAGCCTTTTGGACCAGTACTCTCACAAATCAGAAGGCCAGAAAGAAGATCCTTTTAGTATAACTGAACAGCGTGTGGACTTGCACACCTCAGGAGAACATTCAGAGATGGTTCAGGAAGAAAACTTGAGCCCTAACTCTCAAACAGTTTCAAATGATAAGGCGAGCATGTTGCAAGAATACTCCAAATACCTCCAACAAGCCTTTGAAAGAACAACCAATagcactggttttgcttttggacCCAGTTTCCAATTTGTTAGCTTGTCTTCAACCCTCCATAACCACACTCTGTTTCAAGACAAACAGATATACACTACATCTCCACTTGAGTGTGGCTTCAGCCAATCCGTTACCTCAGTATTGCCAACTGCGTTGCCAAAACCTCCGTTTGGGATGTTGCTTGGATCTCAACCAGGCTTTTACTTGTCTGCTTTGGAGGCTACACATCAACAGTTGACTCCTTCTCAAGAGCTGGATGATCTCATCGATCCGCAGAAAAACTTAGAGACTTCATCTAACTACCAGTCGACATCTCAGAAActgactggccagaaggaacagaaaaactTAGAATCCTCAACGAGCTTTCAGATCCCGTCTCAGGAGTTAACTAGCCAGATAGATCCTCAGAAGGACATAGAGCCTAGAGCAACCTACCAGATCGAGAACTTTGCACAAGCGTTTGGTTCTCAGTTTAAGTCGGGCAGCAGGGTGCCAATGACTTTTATCACTAACTCTAATGGAGAAGTGGACCATAGAGTAAGGACTTCAGTGTCAGATTTCTCAGGGTATACAAATATGATGTCTGATGTAAGTGAGCCATGTAGTACACGAGTAAAAACCCCAACCAGCCAGAGTTACAGGTAA